The genomic segment CGATTTTTCCAAGCCCGGCGCGCCCCGCCTGGAAACCCTCGATCTGGCCCAGCCGGTGCAGGAAGCCCTGAGCCTCATGGCCGCGACCCTGCGTTCGGCCGGAATCATCGTGGAAACCGAGTTGGGCGGTCCGGCGATTATTCACGGCGACCGCATGCAGCTCGAACAGGCGGTCATCAACATTCTGGACAACGCGGCCCGGGCCGTCCGGAAGGCGGCCGCCAAGCGTCTGCGCGTCGGATTGGAACGCGCCGAAGGACTTGTCCGCCTGAGTATCGGCGACTCCGGGCCGGGCATCCCGGAACGCGACCAGGAACGGATTTTCGATCCCTTCTACACCACGGCCGCCGATGGCACGGGCATCGGCCTGTCCATCGTGCAACGCATCGTGGCCGATCACCACGGCTCCATCCGCGTCGGAGCAAGCCCCCTGGGCGGCGCCGAATTCTGCCTGGAATTTCCCGCCCACACTCAAGGATAACCCATGGACTACACCCTGCTCATCATCGACGACGAAGAATCCATCCGCGACAGCCTGACCATGGCCCTGTCCCGCCACTATGCGGTCACGTCCCTTGCCAGTGGCGCCGAAGCGCTCGCGGAGCTGGACCGGCTGTGCCCGGACCTGATCCTGCTCGACATCGGCCTGCCGGACATGAGCGGCCTGGACGTGCTGGAGGCCATCCGGACCAGAGCCGTCCACGCGGCGGTGATCATGATCACCGCCTTCGAGGACCTGGACACGGTCATCTCGGCCATGAAGCGCGGCGCCTTCGACTATCTGGTCAAACCCCTGCGCATGGACGTCCTCAAGCACTGCCTGGAACGTGCCAAAAGCTCCATCCGCCTGGGCAAGGAAATCCGCGCTCTCCAGGACAAGGCCCTGCGCGAACAGGTGCCCTTTTTCGTGGCCGAGAGCCGGGCCATCAGCAACGTCGTCGAGATGGTCGCCAAGGTCGCGGTCAGCCCGGACACCCCTGTCTTGATCGAGGGCGACACGGGCACGGGCAAGGAACTCATCGCCAGCTCCATCCACTACCGCAGCCCGAATTTTCGCGGCCCCCTGGTCACGGTCAACTGCGCGGCAATCCCCGAGGATCTGATCGAAAGCGAACTTTTTGGCTACGCGCCCGGCGCCTTCAGCGGCGCCGGCAAAAAGGGCAAGATCGGGCTGGTCGAATCCGCGGCCGGCGGCACCCTGTTCCTGGATGAAGTGGGCGATCTGCCCCAAAGCGCCCAGGCCAAACTGCTGCGCTTTCTCCAGCAAGGAGAATACTACGCCCTGGGCTCCACGACCAAACGCACGGTCCGCACCCGGATCGTGGCCGCCACCAACCGCGACCTGGAAGAAATGGTCAAAAACGGAGCCTTTCGCCAGGATCTCTTTTTCCGCCTGGCCGTGGTCCGAATCCGCGTCCCCTCCCTGGCCACCCGTGCCGCCGACATTCTTCCCCTGGCCCAACTTTTCCTGCACGAGTTCGGGACCAAGTTTGGCAAGCACTTCACGGGCATCACCGACGCTGCCCGCCAAGCCCTCGAAACCCACGCCTGGACCGGCAACGTCCGCGAACTGCGCAATATCATGGAACGGGTCGCCCTCATGGCCCCAGGCCCGGAGCTGGACGCGGCGGACATCGGCGTGACGTCGGAATGTCCGCCACCCACTCCCCTGCTGCCGGACCTGACCGAAAACGGCGTGGATTTGCCGGCCATTCTGCACAGCCTGGAACGGGGCTATTACGAACAGGCCCTGCACCGCGCCGGCGGCAACGAGTCCCAGGCCGCCCGCCTGCTCGGCGTGTCGCGGGACACCTTCCGTTACCGCCGCGCCAAGCTGGGACTTTAGGCTTCGTCCCGCGAGTCCGCCTCGGTTCCCATAATCCGCTGCCGAAAAACCTTGGGAGCGACCCCGTAAATTTCCCGGAAATCATGATCAAACGAGGACTGGCCTTCGTAGCCCGCGTCCAACGCGCATTGGGTGATGCTTCGGCTCTCGTCGCCCAGGGCGATGGATGCCAT from the Deltaproteobacteria bacterium genome contains:
- a CDS encoding sigma-54-dependent Fis family transcriptional regulator; amino-acid sequence: MDYTLLIIDDEESIRDSLTMALSRHYAVTSLASGAEALAELDRLCPDLILLDIGLPDMSGLDVLEAIRTRAVHAAVIMITAFEDLDTVISAMKRGAFDYLVKPLRMDVLKHCLERAKSSIRLGKEIRALQDKALREQVPFFVAESRAISNVVEMVAKVAVSPDTPVLIEGDTGTGKELIASSIHYRSPNFRGPLVTVNCAAIPEDLIESELFGYAPGAFSGAGKKGKIGLVESAAGGTLFLDEVGDLPQSAQAKLLRFLQQGEYYALGSTTKRTVRTRIVAATNRDLEEMVKNGAFRQDLFFRLAVVRIRVPSLATRAADILPLAQLFLHEFGTKFGKHFTGITDAARQALETHAWTGNVRELRNIMERVALMAPGPELDAADIGVTSECPPPTPLLPDLTENGVDLPAILHSLERGYYEQALHRAGGNESQAARLLGVSRDTFRYRRAKLGL